The Glycine soja cultivar W05 chromosome 3, ASM419377v2, whole genome shotgun sequence genome window below encodes:
- the LOC114406191 gene encoding factor Xa inhibitor BuXI-like, which yields MKTINSLFGLLFLLLIAFTMKPAVASGVHDTDDRMLENGGDYFILPSFDEEGGGVTLASIGVTHPLAVVQSSSKNHLGLPASIKTKETMIIFTDEMVSIKFTNVPDYNNASTWTLVMDEFVKVWYVGIGNVADYPSHRIKTGKFQIKEDNFDYKLVFCADANTTSCEDVGVYVDGEQNRRLVLSEVGGVAVKFMNADKSRVAFD from the coding sequence ATGAAGACAATTAATTCATTGTTTGGCCTCTTGTTCCTTCTCCTAATTGCATTTACCATGAAGCCTGCCGTTGCTAGTGGTGTTCATGACACAGATGATCGCATGTTAGAAAATGGAGGTGACTACTTCATCTTACCTAGTTTTGATGAAGAGGGTGGTGGAGttacacttgctagcattggtGTGACACACCCTCTTGCAGTTGTTCAATCTTCCTCAAAGAACCATCTTGGCTTGCCAGCATcaattaaaactaaagaaaCAATGATCATCTTCACTGATGAAATGGTAAGCATTAAATTCACCAATGTTCCTGACTACAATAATGCGTCCACTTGGACGCTTGTTATGGATGAATTTGTCAAGGTGTGGTATGTGGGAATTGGCAATGTAGCTGATTACCCTAGTCATCGAATTAAGACGGGAAAGTTCCAAATTAAGGAGGATAATTTTGATTACAAGCTTGTTTTCTGTGCTGATGCCAACACCACATCTTGTGAAGATGTTGGGGTATATGTTGATGGTGAACAAAATAGACGTCTAGTTCTATCTGAAGTAGGAGGAGTTGCTGTTAAGTTCATGAATGCAGATAAATCTCGTGTAGCATTTGATTGA
- the LOC114406190 gene encoding ribulose bisphosphate carboxylase/oxygenase activase 2, chloroplastic-like gives MAASVPTVGAVNIAQLKLNGSSSRVTSSPFFGTSLKKVNSESSSQRGVCRNFKVSAQIEYDEEKQTSKDRWGGLAYDTSDDQQDITRGKGMVDTLFQAPMESGTHYAVMSSYDYISAGLRQYNLDNTMDGFYIAPAFMDKIVVHITKNFLNLPNIKVPLILGIWGGKGQGKSFQCELVFAKMGINPIVMSAGELESGNAGEPAKLIRQRYREAADIIRKGKMCCLFINDLDAGAGRLGGTTQYTVNNQMVNATLMNIADNPTNVQLPGMYNKEENPRVPIIVTGNDFSTLYAPLIRDGRMEKFYWAPTRDDRIGVCQGIFRTDGVLKEDIIKLVDTFLGQSIDFFGALRARVYDDEVRKWISGVGVENIGKKLVNSKEGPPTFEQPKMTLSKLLEYGNMLVQEQENVKRVQLADKYLNEAALGDANDDAIKTGNFYGQGAQQVHVPVPEGCTDPTAENYDPTARSDDGSCTYKF, from the exons ATGGCCGCCTCAGTACCAACCGTTGGAGCCGTTAACATTGCACAG TTGAAACTGAATGGCTCTAGCAGTAGGGTGACAAGCTCACCATTCTTTGGAACAAGTTTGAAGAAAGTCAATTCTGAGAGTTCAAGCCAGAGGGGTGTGTGTCGGAATTTCAAGGTTTCTGCACAGATTGAATATGATGAGGAGAAGCAAACTTCAAAGGATAGATGGGGTGGACTTGCCTATGACACTTCAGATGACCAGCAAGATATCACTAGAGGGAAGGGAATGGTGGACACTCTCTTCCAAGCTCCCATGGAAAGTGGCACTCACTATGCTGTCATGAGTTCCTATGATTATATCAGTGCCGGACTTCGCCA GTACAATTTAGACAACACCATGGATGGCTTCTATATTGCTCCTGCATTTATGGACAAGATTGTTGTTCACATCACCAAGAACTTTTTGAACTTGCCAAATATTAAGGTCCCTCTTATTTTGGGTATTTGGGGAGGCAAAGGTCAGGGGAAATCATTTCAATGTGAGCTTGTCTTTGCCAAGATGGGAATCAA CCCCATAGTGATGAGTGCTGGAGAATTGGAAAGCGGAAATGCTGGAGAACCTGCAAAGTTGATTAGGCAAAGGTATCGCGAGGCAGCAGACATTATCAGAAAAGGAAAGATGTGCTGTCTCTTCATCAATGATCTTGATGCAGGAGCTGGTAGGCTTGGTGGAACCACTCAATACACAGTCAACAACCAGATGGTGAATGCAACCCTTATGAACATTGCTGACAACCCAACCAATGTCCAACTTCCTGGCATGTACAACAAGGAGGAGAATCCCCGTGTTCCCATCATAGTCACTGGCAATGACTTCTCAACATTGTATGCTCCTCTCATTCGTGATGGACGTATGGAGAAGTTCTATTGGGCACCTACTCGGGATGACAGGATTGGTGTCTGCCAAGGCATTTTCAGAACAGATGGTGTTCTAAAGGAGGATATTATCAAGCTTGTTGACACCTTCCTTGGGCAATCTATTG ACTTCTTTGGTGCCTTGAGGGCCAGAGTCTATGATGATGAAGTAAGGAAGTGGATTTCTGGTGTTGGGGTGGAGAATATTGGGAAAAAGCTGGTGAACTCAAAGGAGGGACCTCCAACATTTGAGCAACCAAAGATGACTCTTAGCAAGCTCCTTGAGTATGGAAACATGCTTGTCCAAGAGCAAGAGAATGTGAAGAGGGTTCAATTGGCTGACAAATATCTCAATGAGGCTGCACTTGGAGATGCAAATGATGATGCCATCAAGACTGGAAACTTCTATG GACAAGGAGCTCAGCAAGTTCATGTTCCTGTCCCTGAAGGTTGCACTGACCCTACTGCTGAAAACTATGATCCAACAGCCAGAAGTGATGATGGAAGCTGCACATACAAATTTTAG